In Elusimicrobiota bacterium, a single window of DNA contains:
- the tuf gene encoding elongation factor Tu (EF-Tu; promotes GTP-dependent binding of aminoacyl-tRNA to the A-site of ribosomes during protein biosynthesis; when the tRNA anticodon matches the mRNA codon, GTP hydrolysis results; the inactive EF-Tu-GDP leaves the ribosome and release of GDP is promoted by elongation factor Ts; many prokaryotes have two copies of the gene encoding EF-Tu) gives GVEMVMPGDNIEFEAELITPIAMEKGVRFAIREGGHTVGAGVVSEVIA, from the coding sequence CGGGGTGGAGATGGTGATGCCTGGGGACAACATTGAGTTTGAGGCGGAACTGATCACGCCGATCGCGATGGAGAAGGGTGTGCGGTTTGCGATCCGTGAGGGCGGCCATACGGTGGGCGCCGGTGTCGTCTC